CATCACCGGCAGCATCGGTGTACTCATGGAATACACCAATTTCGAGGCGTTGTTTGAGAAAATTGGTCTTTACCCGGTGACCATCACCAGCGGAAAGTATAAGGATATTGGATCGCCGCTGCGGGAAATGACCGGTGATGAGAAAAAATTGCTTCAGGATTTTGTCGACACCGTGCATGGCCAGTTTGTCGATGATGTGGCCGCCGGCCGGAAAATGAATCGGCAGGACGTGGCTGAAGTCGCTGATGGCCGGATCATTACCGGGCAGGGCGCAAAACAGTACGGCCTGGTCGACAGGATCGGCAATCTGTATGATGCCGTGGACTGGGCTGCAGAAAAGGGCGGTATACAGGGAAAGCCTGAAATTGTATATCCGCCCGAGGAAAAATTGTCCATTATCAATTACGTACTTGACAGGGTTTCGTCCGGAGTCCGGCAACAGCTCGGAGAAATCAGCACCGGCGTTCTTTCCGGCGGCTATATCTACTCCCCGGGCCAATCACCCTGATTGTTAAACCTCCTCGAGCCTGCCCAGCCCTTCACGCAGGATTTCGGGCTCGTCTCCGATCAGCGAGATCACGCTGGAGGGTTCTCCCGGAACCGGACCGCCGTCGATAATCAAATCGATGCTATTTTGGAAATGCTCCTGAATAAACGACGGGTCATTGAAAATATCGCCCCCGGGCGTGGCGGCACTTGTTGAAATAACCGGGTGCCCCAGGCTTTTGACCAGTTCGATGCAGATATTGTGATCCGGTACCCGGATGCCCACGGTTTTTCTCCGGGCGAGCATGATCTTGGGCACCTGGCGGGAGCCTTCGAGAATAAAGGTATAAGGGCCGGGAAGCAGCCGTTTCATGGTTTTATAGGCGTAGTTGGTGACTTTGGCATAGTCGCTGATGTTTTTTAAGTCCGAGCAGATAAAGCTAAAAGGTTCCCGTTTGTCGCGTTTTTTGAGGCGATAGATGTTTTCAATGGCTTTTTTGTTCAACAGGTCGCAGCCGATACCGTAGTACGTATCTGTTGGATAGGCGATGATGCCGCCGTCTTTGAGTACTGAAACGGCCCTGGCAATGAGCCGGGGCTGCGGGTTTTCCGGATTGATGTGAATTAACATGGCCTCTGGCTTTTTTTCTTTTTGTTTTATGGTTATAATTCGGCCAGGAGGGCGATATCGCCCAATGCACATTTTTGTATCACAGATTCCGGGGTCTGCGATAGTCTGTTTTAAGGGTTGATTTCCGGAAACCGGATTGTTTGTTGATATTCTACATATGAATTTTTGCTGAATCCATCAGGAAATCATTCATCTATCATTTTATTCATTTGTTTTGCGGGAGGAAAATAATGGAGAATCGACCCCTTGAGGAAGCTTATTCCTTTGATGACGTATTGTTGCTTCCGGGCTACTCAGACGTGGTGCCCAGTGCTGTGAGCACCGCTACCCGGCTGACCCGGAACATCAACGTCAATATACCCATCTGCAGCGCTGCAATGGACACAGTAACCGAGGGAAGAACCGCCATCAGCATGGCGCGGGCCGGCGGCATCGGGTTTATTCACCGCAACATGAGCATTGAGCGGCAGTGCCGGGAAGTGCGCAATGTGAAGAAATCGGAAAGCGGAATGATCGTGGATCCGGTGACCACCTCGCCGGATGTGCCCATCCGCAACGTGTTAAAGCTCATGCAGCAGTATCGGATATCCGGTGTTCCGGTCACGGTAGGGGAAAAGCTTGTGGGCATTGTCACCAACCGGGATCTGCGTTTTATCACGGATCTGGACAAACGGGTGGACGAGGTGATGACCCGGGAAAATCTGATTACCGTGGCCGAAGGCATCAGCCTGGAGGAGTCCAAGAAGATGCTTCATGCCCATCGAATTGAAAAGCTGCTGGTGGTCAATCCCGAAGGCCGGCTCACGGGCATGATCACCATCAAGGATATTGAAAAACTTAAGAAATACCCCCATGCATGCAAAGATGACCTGGGCCGTCTCCGGGTTGGCGGCGCCATTGGCGTGGGCGAGGACATGGAGGCCCGGGCCGAGGCCCTGGTCCAGGCGGATGTGGATATCCTGCTCATCGACACCTCTCATGGATTTTCCGCCAATGTCCTCAGCGCAGTCAAGCTTCTCAAGAAACGGTTTTCCGAGGTGGAGGTGGTCGCCGGTAACGTGGGAACGCCCGAAGGGGCAGAGGCATTGATCGAGGCCGGGGTGGATGCTGTGAAAATCGGGATCGGTCCCGGCTCCATTTGCACAACCCGAATTGTGGCAGGTATCGGCGTGCCGCAGCTCACGGCCATCATGAACTGCCGGCCGGTGTCTGAAAAAACCGGGGTGCCCATTATTGCAGACGGCGGCATCAAGTATTCCGGGGATCTGACCAAGGCCCTGGGGGCCGGGGCCAACTCAGTGATGATCGGCGGATTGTTTGCCGGAACAGAGGAAAGTCCCGGCGAGAAAATTATCTATCAGGGCAGAAGCTACAAGGCCTACCGGGGGATGGGTTCGCTTGAGGCCATGCAGGACGGCAGCCGGGACCGCTATCACCAGGAGGACCAGCAGGAGGCCGATAAGCTGGTACCTGAAGGCATCGTGGGCCGGGTTCCCTATCGGGGTACCATCGGCGAAAATGTCTATCAGCTCGTGGGCGGATTAAAATCCGGCATGGGCTACGTGGGTGCCAATTCCATAGAGGAGTTGCGCCAAAAAGCCCGTTTTGTCAAAATCAGTCCGGCAGGCCTCCGCGAAAGCCATGCCCATGACGTCATTATCACCAAGGAAGCACCCAACTACAGCCTGGACTAAGAGGCAAGCATGAGTATCAATCCCTCCGGTTTCGTACACCTTCACGTGCATACCGAATACAGCCTCCTTGACGGGGCCATTCGGATACGGGATCTGCTGGCCCGGGCAAAGGAATATGACATGCCGGCTGTGGCCATCACGGACCACGGTACGATGTTCGGGGTGGTTGATTTTTATCAGCAGGCCTGCAATGCCGGCATCAAACCCGTTATCGGCTGCGAGTGCTACGTGGCCCCCCGGACCCTGCAGGACAGGACACAGGCCGACCATAGGGACATGAGCCACCTGGTGCTGCTGGCCAGAAATCAGACAGGGTACAAAAACCTTTGTAAATTGGCCACTATGGCAAGTGTGGAGGGATTTTATCACAAGCCGCGCATTGACAAGCAGGTGCTCAGGCAGCATGCCGAGGGTTTGATCGGCCTGTCTGCCTGCATTAAGGGTGAAATCCCCATGCGCATCCTCGAAGGGCGTGTTGATCTGGCAGAGGAAGCCGCACGGTTTTATTCGGAGGTGCTGGGTCCGGATAATTTTTACCTTGAGCTTCAGCACAACGGCATGGAGGACCAGAAAGCCGTCAATGAGGCCCTGATGGACATGGGCCGGCGTCTTTCTTTGCCACTGGTTGCCACCAATGACTGTCATTACCTGGATGCCGGAGATGAGCGGGCTCACGAGGTGCTTTTGTGTATCCAGACCGGCAAGACAATGGATGACGCCGACCGGATGCGTTTTGGCAATGGCGAGCTTTACTTCAAGTCCCCGAAGGACATGGAAAAATCCTTTTCCCATTGTCCGGAGGCGCTGTCCAATACCAAGCAGATTGCCGATCGCTGCCATGTTGAATTTGATTTCAATACCCATCATTTCCCCAATTTTAATCTCACGGATGATCGCTCTGAATCCGAACTCTTTGAGGAAAAGGTTCGAAGTGGCTACGAGGCCCGGATGGAAAAAATCCGGGAAAAGAATCCGGATGTGGCGGAATCTGTTTACCGAAAGCGGGTGGACTATGAAATTGACGTGATCAATTCCATGGGATTTCCCGGCTATTTTCTTATTGTGGCCGATTTTATTGAATATGCCAAAAAGCGCAACATCCCCGTGGGTCCGGGCCGCGGCTCGGCTGCAGGCAGCCTGGTGGCCTATGCCCTGGGCATTACGGATCTGGATCCCATTGAAAACGGACTGATATTTGAGCGTTTCTTAAACCCTTCCCGCCAGAGCATGCCCGATATTGACGTGGATTTTTGCATATACGGCAGAGAAGAGGTGTTTCACTATGTCGTGGACCGCTACGGCGGCCCCGAGTACGTTGCCCAGATCATTACATACGGGAAAATGAAGGCCCGGGCAGTGATCCGGGACGTGGGCCGGGCTTTGAACATCGCACTGAGCGAAGTCGATGAAATCGCCAAGCTGGTGCCCGAAACCCCGGGCATGACCCTGGAAAAGGCCATGGAACTGGAACCCAAGCTGGCGGAACGGGCCCAGTCCAATCCGGTGATCGGCGAACTCATCGAAATCTCCCGGTCCCTGGAGGGGCTAAACCGTCATGCTTCCACTCATGCCGCCGGCGTGGTCATCGGGGACAAGCCCCTGGTGGAGTATTTGCCCTTATATAAAGGCAAACGCGGCGAAGTGCTGACCCAGTACGACATGAAAATGGTGGAAAAAATCGGGCTGGTGAAATTTGATTTTCTGGGCCTGCGCAACCTGACGATCATGGCCAATGCCCTGCAGATCATCGAATCCCTTGGAAAGCGCCCGCCGGATCTGGGCCATCTGGATTTGTCCGACGAAAAAACCTTTCAGCTGCTTTCAGCCGGCAATACCACCGGGGTGTTTCAGCTGGAAAGTGCGGGCATGCGGGATCTGCTCACCCGGATGAAGCCGGAAAGTTTTGCCGAGGTTACGGCCCTGGTGGCGCTTTACAGGCCCGGGCCCATGGGCAGCGGCATGCATGACGACTACGTGGAGCGCAAGCACGGCCGCCAGAAAGTGCAGTACCTCATACCGCAGCTCGAACCGATTTTAAACAACACCTACGGCGTGATTCTTTACCAGGAACAGGTCATGAAGATCGCAAGCGAGGTGGGCAGCTTTTCCATGGCCGAGGCGGACAATCTCAGAAAAGCCATGGGCAAGAAAATTGTCGATGTCATGGCCAAACAGCGCGACCGGTTTGTCAAGGGCGCGGTGGAAAACGGCATTGATGAACAAAAGGCCAATGAGCTGTTTGAGCTCATCGAGACCTTTGCCGGCTATGGCTTTAACAAGTCCCACAGCGCAGCTTACGCCTTAATCGCCTACCAGACCGCCTATCTCAAAGCGCATTTCCCGGAAGAATTCATGGCA
The Desulfosalsimonas propionicica DNA segment above includes these coding regions:
- the sppA gene encoding signal peptide peptidase SppA; translated protein: MFSRRHPYLFFLLMVAGLIAATSVILSVIGLFSPEKRQMHYGEKVGVIEVKGAILEAGPVLQNLREFARSGAIKAIVVRIDSPGGAVGPSQEIFREIRKIRENKPVIASMGAVAASGGYYIASAADGIVANAGTITGSIGVLMEYTNFEALFEKIGLYPVTITSGKYKDIGSPLREMTGDEKKLLQDFVDTVHGQFVDDVAAGRKMNRQDVAEVADGRIITGQGAKQYGLVDRIGNLYDAVDWAAEKGGIQGKPEIVYPPEEKLSIINYVLDRVSSGVRQQLGEISTGVLSGGYIYSPGQSP
- a CDS encoding L-threonylcarbamoyladenylate synthase, whose translation is MLIHINPENPQPRLIARAVSVLKDGGIIAYPTDTYYGIGCDLLNKKAIENIYRLKKRDKREPFSFICSDLKNISDYAKVTNYAYKTMKRLLPGPYTFILEGSRQVPKIMLARRKTVGIRVPDHNICIELVKSLGHPVISTSAATPGGDIFNDPSFIQEHFQNSIDLIIDGGPVPGEPSSVISLIGDEPEILREGLGRLEEV
- the dnaE gene encoding DNA polymerase III subunit alpha is translated as MSINPSGFVHLHVHTEYSLLDGAIRIRDLLARAKEYDMPAVAITDHGTMFGVVDFYQQACNAGIKPVIGCECYVAPRTLQDRTQADHRDMSHLVLLARNQTGYKNLCKLATMASVEGFYHKPRIDKQVLRQHAEGLIGLSACIKGEIPMRILEGRVDLAEEAARFYSEVLGPDNFYLELQHNGMEDQKAVNEALMDMGRRLSLPLVATNDCHYLDAGDERAHEVLLCIQTGKTMDDADRMRFGNGELYFKSPKDMEKSFSHCPEALSNTKQIADRCHVEFDFNTHHFPNFNLTDDRSESELFEEKVRSGYEARMEKIREKNPDVAESVYRKRVDYEIDVINSMGFPGYFLIVADFIEYAKKRNIPVGPGRGSAAGSLVAYALGITDLDPIENGLIFERFLNPSRQSMPDIDVDFCIYGREEVFHYVVDRYGGPEYVAQIITYGKMKARAVIRDVGRALNIALSEVDEIAKLVPETPGMTLEKAMELEPKLAERAQSNPVIGELIEISRSLEGLNRHASTHAAGVVIGDKPLVEYLPLYKGKRGEVLTQYDMKMVEKIGLVKFDFLGLRNLTIMANALQIIESLGKRPPDLGHLDLSDEKTFQLLSAGNTTGVFQLESAGMRDLLTRMKPESFAEVTALVALYRPGPMGSGMHDDYVERKHGRQKVQYLIPQLEPILNNTYGVILYQEQVMKIASEVGSFSMAEADNLRKAMGKKIVDVMAKQRDRFVKGAVENGIDEQKANELFELIETFAGYGFNKSHSAAYALIAYQTAYLKAHFPEEFMAAVLTSEMNSSDNVAKYIAECRNMNIAILPPDINESHKGFTVSGEKIRFGLAAVKNVGESAIESIIEIRKQGRFESIFDFCQRVDLRKVNKRVLESLIQCGAFDSTGYTRAALMASADDALDYGQRVQKERNDPQMSLFGGSGQDADAINAPVISELPEWDEKHMLELEKEAIGFYITGHPLDEYQDIMEKYANADALSVAEDAVGDREIVRLGGIVKHIKTIMTKKGDPMAFLNIEDMHGSVEVVVFPDLYAAVADVLVLETPAFVQGQVQKNEKSTKILADSVIRIADAETNWAASLHIRVDAESVEKQAMENLLAVLQKYPGACKGFLHVRIPAKTETVIALPEEMKIRAGVALRQEVNTLLGYDAVYTVCAPVHQAGSGNNGNSKSGNGKYQKKANGNGKNGNGKKGNGRKKTA
- the guaB gene encoding IMP dehydrogenase; the protein is MENRPLEEAYSFDDVLLLPGYSDVVPSAVSTATRLTRNINVNIPICSAAMDTVTEGRTAISMARAGGIGFIHRNMSIERQCREVRNVKKSESGMIVDPVTTSPDVPIRNVLKLMQQYRISGVPVTVGEKLVGIVTNRDLRFITDLDKRVDEVMTRENLITVAEGISLEESKKMLHAHRIEKLLVVNPEGRLTGMITIKDIEKLKKYPHACKDDLGRLRVGGAIGVGEDMEARAEALVQADVDILLIDTSHGFSANVLSAVKLLKKRFSEVEVVAGNVGTPEGAEALIEAGVDAVKIGIGPGSICTTRIVAGIGVPQLTAIMNCRPVSEKTGVPIIADGGIKYSGDLTKALGAGANSVMIGGLFAGTEESPGEKIIYQGRSYKAYRGMGSLEAMQDGSRDRYHQEDQQEADKLVPEGIVGRVPYRGTIGENVYQLVGGLKSGMGYVGANSIEELRQKARFVKISPAGLRESHAHDVIITKEAPNYSLD